GACACGACCAATCAAGGCTGAGCCAACTGGCACTTCCATGATTTTACCAGTCCGACGAACAACAGACCCCTCACGGATATCTGTAAATTCACCAAGAATGATGATACCAACATCGTTGGTTTCTAAGTTTTGGGCCATACCAATGGTGCCATTTTCAAATACCAAAAGCTCTCCACTCATGGCATTGTCAAGACCTTGCGCACGGGCGATACCGTCACCAATGTAGGTTACGACACCAGTTTCTGTATAGTCAAAGTCAGGCTGAAAGCCTTCAATTTGTTGTTTTAGTAAAGCGCTAATTTCTTGTGCATTTATCAAAAGAACACCACTTTCTATTTTCTAAAGTTTTTTTCTAACATCCTTCAATTGTGTCCGAACACTTGCATCGATGACCTTGTGGTTAACACTCACAATGAAACCACCAAGTAGACTTTGGTCTAATTCTTCGATGATAGTTCGTACACGCAAGGAGAATCGTTCTTCCACTAACTGACGTAGTCGATCTTTTTGCACCTCAGTCAAGGGATAAACGGAAACCACATGGGCTTCAAATTCATTTTTAAATTTACTGATTTGTAAACGGACACGCTCTAGTGTTTCCAGTAGCAAGTCTGCATGCCCATCACGAATAATATCCTCAATCAAATCATTGATTTGCCAGAAACTTGATTGGCGAACGGTTCGTACGAATGCAGCTTTTTCCTCTCTTGATACCGTAGCAGACAACAAAAGACGATTAAGCTTGCTATCATGGATAATCGTAATCAATTCAGAAAGCTGGTCATACATTTCCCAAATTTCTGCATGATCACTGACTTTTTCAACAAATGATAGAGCGTATTTTTGCACAAGGGCATTTTCTCTAGCGTTCATCTACTTTTCTCCCAGCTTATCCAAATAACGATCAATCAAATTGCTGTGGGCTGCCTGGTCTAGGTCTTCTAAAATGATTTTACCTGCCAAATCAACAGCTAATTCAGCGACTTGAACACGCAAGTTTTCTTGGGCTTCACGCTTCTCAGCTTCGATTTCCATCTGCGCTTTTTGTTTCAAGCCTTGGATTTCAACTTCTGCCTGTTCAAGAAGACGTTTTTTCTCTAGTTTCGCTCGCTCAATAGCGTCTTGAATGATTTTTTGTCCTTCAACACGACCTTGAACCAATTCCTGTTCCCGTTGTTGAACCAGGTTTGAAGCAGCAGTTAATTTTTCTTCTGCCGCATCAATATCATTGGCAATCTTATTGGCACGTTCTTCAAAAATACCTGTAATTCGGTCCCAAGCGAATACACGAATAAGGATAATCAATATCGCAAAAGAAGCCGTTACGAGAATAAAGTTTCCAAGAACAGTGCTAGATTGCATTGCTAAAATTGTTGCCATATTTTTCTTTCCCTTTCTTACTCACCATGACCGTGGATTTTTTTGTTCAAGTACATGGATACCAGCATGACAAATACATAGCCTTGCAAACATGAAATGAAGACAGAGAAGCCTGTCCAGACAATGTTTAGTGCAAATGCAACTGGATAAGCTACTGCACTTTGTTGTGATAGCTGTAAAAGAAGTGAAACCAAAACCTCACCTGCGTAAATATTACCGTACAAGCGCAAGGCAAGTGAAGCAAGGTTGGTAATTTCTTCTAAAATGTTCATCGGAGTCATTGCCAAAGGGGTCACAAAATCTTTCAGATATTGCTTAACCCCTCTACGGCGCATACCCTCGACATGACAAAAAACAGTTGCAATGGCTGCTAGTCCAAAATCGTAGGCCATGTTGGCTGTCGGAGATGTCCACAAATTATGACCTTCTGCTGTTTCCAACTTGGTCATCAAACCCAAGTTATTTGCTACCAAAAGAAAGGTGAAGACCGTGAAGAAGAACAAGGCGTACCTTTTAGCATCTTCATCTCCAAGATTTCCCTTAGTGAAATTGATGGTCAATTCGTACACGTACTCCAAAACATTCTGTTTACCTTTTGGCTTCAGTTCCATTCGGCGACTAGCCCAAAAAACAAGTAAGAAAATAACGGAAATGGTTATGATAGAAACCAATACCATGGTCAGGTCAAAGGTTACGGGACCAAGGGTAAGGGTTGGACTTAAATGTTCTTCCAATGGAGGTTCCCCCCTTTTCTATTTCTCTATTTTCTACTATTTCAAGACAAACATCATAGCCAAGGTTACGAAGAACGTTCCCTCGATAAAGGCAACACCCAAGAATACACCAGCCATTAACTTGCTTTGCATTTCTGGTTGACGTGCAGTCGAACTAAGGTAAGAAGCTACCAACAGTCCTTCACCAATACTTACACCAAGACAGGCCAAACCTAAAGCCAACGCGCCTAAATTCATAACGAATTCTCCTTTTAAAATTTAATACCATGTAAGGATACTCCTAAAACATCTATTTGTCAAGAAAATACCGCCTTTGAAAGCGTTTAATTCGCCATTGAAATAGAAAAAGAAAAGACCTGCTGTCTTTTCTTCCTATTTATATAGCAGAATCTATATGACTACTTTCTTCAATGAAACGTTTGGTCATATTTTCTCGATCAACCTGCTCCGTATCCAAAGTGATAGCCTCATCAGAAACCAGGTCCGTATCCGCAAAAAATTCAATATGATTTTGAAGATTGTGCAATTCAACTGGCGCATCTCCACCAAACTCTCCATCAAGATTGAGAAGAAGGCGGCTGTCGGAACTAAGGTTTTCGATAGATAAAGACCTTGTCTTGATATACTCAATTAAATCACTCTCAATATGCTTCCCACCATCTAAAACTTGACCAATTAACTGAAGGATTTCAAAGAGATTGCCTGTTTTTACCATTATCAGGGTAAAATTCCCATCATCCAACTTGGCATCTGGAACAATTTGCTCAAAACCACCAATAGAATTAGTTAAGGCGACAAATATCATGGAAATGGATCCTTCAAATCTTCCCCCATCGTGCGTCACTCGTACAGGTGTAAATTGGACTTGTGGCAAAAGCTCCGCCCCCTTGACCACATAAGCCAAATAGCCAAACATTGTTTTGAGCTGACTTGGCACACTGTAAGTCAATTCTGTCAGAGTTCCTGCGGCAGCGATGTTAATGAAGTAATGTTCTTGATAAAGTCCATTTTTTTCATTCTTTGCCAAGCCAATATCCATCAAAATCGTTTGTTTTTTCCCAATCAGCTTGGCTGCTTCGATCGGGTTGCCACGAGGTACCTTGAGTGCACGCGCATAGTCATTGGTCGTTCCTGTTGGAATAATAGCCATCTTTGGTCTATTTTCAAGGGGAGCAATTCCGTTGACCACTTCATTGATGGTGCCATCTCCTCCTGCTGCGATGACTAGGTCAAAGCCCGCCTCTGCTGCTCTTTTCGCCTCATTTTTTGCTGAATCTTTTGCGGCCGTTGTCTGAAAAGCAGAGGTTTCATAACCGAAACCTTCTAAAATTTCTAGTACGTCTGCCACATTTTTTTTCATGATTTCCTGACCTGAGGTAGGATTGTAAATCAATCTTGCTCGCTTGCGTTCTTCCATATCCTATACCTTAAAGGCTTTCTAACCAAGCCTCATCTTTTATTTCAATTCCTAACTCTTGGGCCTTGGCCAACTTGCTTCCTGCGTCAGCACCTGCGACAACTAGGTTGGTCTTCTTGGAAACAGAGCCTGCTACCTTGGCACCCAAAGCTTCTAGCTTAGCTTTGGCCTCGCCCCGCTTCATCCGTTCCAACTTACCAGTTAATACGACCGTAAGTCCAGACAAGGCAGCATTTTCATCCGCTACCTGTCCCAGATAAGCCAAGTTTACGGCATTTTCCTTAAGTTCAGCTAAAAGTTGCTGGGCACCTGAGCTGGCAAAGAAGCTGGTCAAGGACTTGGCTATTACCTGACCCAATCCTTCTAGGGAAGCAATTTCCTCCTGACTGGCTTGAGCTAGGGCTTCCAAGTCGCCAAAGTTTTCTAGCAAAATCTTGCTGGCCTTGCTGCCGACATGGCGAATACCCAAACCGAACAAGAGCCGTTCTGCTGAATTTCCTTTTGATGTCTGAATGGCCTGATAGAGCTTGTCAGCTGATTTTTCTTTGAAGCCTTCCAAGGTCAATAGGTCATCAACAGTTAATTTATAAATATCAGCAACATCGTGTACCAAGCCGGCTCCAAAGAGTTTTTCTACAATAGAAGATCCCAGACCTGCAATATTCATGGCATCACGGCTGGCAAAATGCTCCAACTTACTCATCAACTGACTTGGGCAAATGGGATTGATACAACGAAGGGCCACTTCATCTTCGTAATGCTGCAAGTCGCTCTGACAAGACGGACACTGGCTTGGAACAGGCATCACTTCCTGCTCAGACCGATACTTGTCCACCACTTTCAGAACAGCAGGGATAATGTCCCCTGCCTTGTAAACAATGACCGTATCACCAATACGAATGTCTTTTTCTGCAATGTAATCCACATTGTGCAGAGTGGCACGGCTAACAGTCGTGCCAGCTAACTGAACAGGGCTGAGGTTGGCTGTGGGAGTGACGACACCTGTTCTACCAACCGTCCAATCAACAGACAGGATTTGGGCTTCTTTTTCCTCAGCTGGAAACTTGTAGGCCACTGCCCAACGAGGGGCCTTAACAGTAAATCCTAATTCCTCTTGGATAGCTAGGTCATTGACCTTAATGACGATACCGTCGATTTCATAGGGCAAATCTTCTCGCCGCTCTGCCATTTTTTCAATAAAAGCCCAAACATCGTCCATGCTGTCGGCCAACTGGTAGTCGTGGTTGGTCACAAAGCCTAGACTATCCAGCTTTTCCAGCACTTGTGACTGGCTGGTCGCTTCAGACGGACTAGCCTCTTGGTAGAGGAAAGTAGCAAGGCCACGCTGGGCCACAACTCCCGTATCCAGCTGGCGAAGGGTCCCCGCCGCTGCATTACGTGGATTGGCAAACTCAGCCTCTCCTGCCTCCTGACGTTGTTGGTTGACGCGGTCAAAAGAGGCTTTGGGCATATAGCACTCGCCACGGACAGTAATATCAACTGCTTGAGGTAAGGTCAAGGGAATATCTGCCACACGCTTGAGGTTTTCCGTGATATTCTCACCGACACTACCGTCACCACGTGTCGCACCTACTACTAGATTGCCTGCTTCATAGGTCAGGGAAATGGACAGGCCGTCAATCTTGAGTTCGCAGATGTAGGTCGCTTGTGGAAATTCCTTGCGAACACGTTGGTCAAAGGCATCTAATTCTTCACGCGAAAAGGCATCCTGCAAGCTAAAAAGAGGATAGACATGGCTGTATTTTTCAAAGCCGTCTAAAATTTTGCCACCAACACGATGGGTAGGACTATTTGGCAAAACCAATTCTGGATGGGCTGTTTCCAGTTCCACCAATTCTCGATAGAGTTTGTCGTATTCGGAATCAGACACGCTTGGTTTGTCTGTGCGATAGTATTCGTCGGCATATTTGTTAAGTAAGTCTACTAATTCTGATATTCTTTTTTCCATAAGACAATTATACCACGACTTAAGATGGCAACTGAAGATTTTAGTTTTGAATTAGGTTAGGAAATTTTAGATACATTTGAGCAAAAAAGAGTATAATAGATATATAAAATTTTGGGAGGTGCCTCGTGGCTATCACATATAAACGACAAGACGATTTGGAAAAAATGCTGGAAGAATTTGCATCCTTTGACAAACTCGAGGAAGTTGAATTTCCAGACCCAACAAGCACTGAAAAAAATAAGCAGAAAGTTGACGATAAGTAAGGATGTTTGGATTTGAGCAACTGCCCTCTTCTGTTTTACAGTCGGGGGCTATTTTCCTATCAATTATCATTGAAGCTCTGCCCTTTGTTCTAATAGGTTCAGTTATTTCTGGTTTCATTGAGGTCTTTGTCACACCTGAAAAGGTGGTCAGATTTCTACCTAAGAATACCTTTTTAGCCATCCTCTTCGGGACCTTTCTGGGCTTTGTTTTTCCTTCCTGCGAATGTGGGATAGTCCCTATTGTGAATAGGCTCTTAGAAAAAAAAGTGCCTAGCTATACTGCTATTCCATTTCTAGTGACTGCCCCCCTTATCAATCCCATTGTCCTTTTTGCAACCTATACTGCGTTTGGAAATTCTTGGCTTCTGGCTGCCTATCGTGTTCTAGGATCTATCTTGGTCGCACTCGTCCTTGGTCTGGTCCTTGGCTTTTGGGTCAAAGAACCGATTAAAAACCAACAGACTGCCTGCCAACCGACCCATGATTTTTCAGATAAAACCAACTGGCAAAAAGTCGGACTAGCTTTTATTCATGCCATTGATGAATTTTTCGATACAGGTCGATACTTGGTCTTTGGTTGCCTCTTTGCTAGTTTAGTACAGGTCTATGTTCCAACAGCTATCTTGACTTCGATTGGTCACAGCCCTCTATCAGCTATCTTGCTCATGATGGGACTTGCCTTTCTGCTCTCCCTTTGTTCTGAAGCAGATGCCTTTATCGGTGCATCTTTTCTATCCAGCTTTGGTCTAGCTCCCGTCATGGCCTTCCTTGTCATTGGACCAATGGTAGATGTCAAAAATCTGCTCATGATGAAGCGTTACTTCACAGGTAAATTTATTCTGAGCTTCGTTACTATTAATTTCCTGGTTATCCTTGGCTACTGCATCATTCTAGGAGGGCTTGTATGATTCGATTTTTAATTCTCGCAGCTTATTTTGAAATGACCATGTACCTCTATGTATCAGGCAAACTAGACCAGTATATCAATCTGCACTACACCTATCTAGCCTATCTGTCTATGATACTTTCCTTTATCCTAGCCATGGTTCAACTCTATGTCTGGGTAAAAGACATTGAAACACATAGTCATTTGACAAAAAAATCAGCCAGATTTGCAAGTATCTTGCTCCTCATCCTTCCGCTTACAGTTGCCTGGCTCTTTCCAACAGTTAGTTTAGATGCTACTTCTGTGGCGGCTAAAGGCTATCATTTCCCCCTAGCTGCTGAAAATGACACAGCTACTCAGGCTCAGGAAGGAACCAGCGTCCAGTACCTCAAGCCTGATACATCCATCTATTTTACAAAGTCAATTTACCAATCTGAGATGCGCGCAATAGCAGACCACTATTTAGCTCAAGATGAAATAGAGGTGACAAGTGATAATTACATGGAGGTCATGGAGGCCATCTATGACTATCCAAATGAATTTGCCGGTAAAACAATTGAAATGGTCGGATTCGTTTATAATGATCCAGACAAGACTGACCAGCAATTTCTCTTCCGTTTTGGCATAATCCATTGTATCGCCGATTCTGGTGTCTATGGTCTACTCTCTACAGGAGCTTCGCAGACTTTTCCTAACAACAGCTGGGTCAAGGCCAGCGGAAAAATTAAGATTGCTTACCATCATTCCTTAAAACAAAGCCTGCCGACACTGGAACTGGAGCAAATAGAAGAAATCCAGCAACCTGAAAATCCCTACGTTTATAGAGTATTTTAGAAAAATGAAGTCATAAAGTGAATTTTCTGACAATTTATGCTATAATGAGATTTATACTCAATAGAATAGGAAAGAATTTATGTCATCACATGTATTGTTTACCATTTTTGGTGCTAGTGGCGACTTAGCCAAACGCAAGCTCTATCCATCACTTTTCCGTCTGTACAAGGCGGGACATATCAAAGAAAACTTTGCTGTTATTGGAACAGCTCGCAGACCCTGGACCAAGGAATTTTTTGAGCAAACCGTCATTGAATCACTAGGAGATTTGCCCGACACGCCACGTCAGGCTCATGAATTTGCAAGTCATTTCTACTACCAAAGCCATGATGTCAACGATACGGAGCATTATGTAGCTCTTCGAAAATTACAAGATGACTTGTGTGAAAAGTACGATACCCAACACAACAAGGTCTTCTTCTTATCCATGGCACCTGAATTCTTCGGAACCATTGCCAAACACCTCAAGTCTGAGAAGATCGTTGACGGACAAGGTTTTGAGCGTTTGATTATCGAAAAACCATTCGGAACAAGCCTTGCAACTGCAAGCAAACTCAATGATGAATTGGCTGCTGCCTTCGAGGAAGACCAAATCTACCGTATCGACCATTATCTTGGTAAGGAAATGGTGCAAAACATCTTCGCTGTCCGCTTTGCCAATATTATATTTGAACATATCTGGAACCGCGATTACATTGACAATGTCCAAATCACTTTCGCTGAGGCGATTGGGGTTGAGGACCGTGGTGGCTACTACGACCATTCTGGCGCCTTAAAAGATATGGTTCAAAACCATGCTCTTCAAGTCCTTTCTCTCTTGGCAATGGATAAGCCAGCCAGCTTCAAGGAGGAAGATGTCCGCGCTGAAAAGATCAAGGTCTTCCAACACTTACGTCAACCGTCAGACGAAGACCTCAAGCGCAACTTCATCCGTGGCCAATATGCTGCAGGTTCCATCGACGGAAAAGACTACGTTAGCTACTTGGACGAACCAAATATTGCAGAAGGTTCTCAGACGGAAACCTTCGCAGGAGGTGTCTTCTTCGTTGATACTGACCGTTTCCGTGATGTACCTTTCTTCTTCCGTACAGGTAAACGCCTGACAGAAAAGGGCACGCGCGTGACCATCACTTTCAAACATGCGGAAGATATTTTTGGTCAGCCTTCTGAAGCCAACGTATTGACCATCTTCATCCAACCAACCGAAGGCTTTATGCTCTCTATCAATGGTAAGGAAGTTGGTTCCCACTTCGCTCTTACTCCTGCCAAACTCAACTTCCGCCACAATGCAACGGCACTTGGTAATTCACCTGAAGCCTACGAAAAACTATTTTTCGATGTCTTGAACGGCGACTCTACCAACTTTAGCCATTGGGAAGAAGTTAAGGCAAGCTGGAGCTTGATTGACCGCATTGTTGATTTGTGGGCAAGCAACCAAGTCCCACTCCACACCTATCCAGCTGGAAGCATGGGACCACAAGCAGCCTTTGATTTGCTAGAAAGCTACGGCTGCAAGTGGGTATGGACTCCGGATGTATGGTATCGTGAACGTGGCTTATTGAAATAAAATAGAAAAACTGGAGCAATCCAGTTTTTTTCGGAGATATTTATGACTGAATTAAACACCATTCTCACCCAACTCCAAGCAGCCAGTCATACTGGCACCCTCAAGCGCTATGAAAAAATTGGCGAAACCAATCCCTACTACGGCGTTCCTATGGGAGCTATTTCTGGTATCGCCAAGGCCTATAAAAATCGACTGGACTTGTTTGCCCCACTCTGGCAAACAGGTGTCCTAGAAGCACAATATTTAGCCATTCAAATTGCAAAAAATAAGCCTGACCAGCTTCTCCAAGCTGACCTAGAGAATTGCCTCAATGAACAAATTTCGGTCAATGTTCTCGATAAGTTGGCTTCCATTATCCTCAGCAAACGAAAAGACAGCAGGGTTTGGGAAGAAGACTTGCTTGCCAAAGACGAGGCCATCTTTAACAGACTAGGCTGGTTTCTCCGCGCCAAATACTTTGCGGGTAAAACGGCTTCAAATCAAGAAATTGAAGAAACTCTAGAACATATTCGCCTGCATTTACAAACCGCAGACCCACAGGTTCAATGGACCATGAACCAATGCTTAGTGGAGATTGCAGTTGCCTATTCTGACTACCTTGAACAGGGCCTTGCAATCGGTCAAGAATTGGCAGTTTATGCGGATATGAAGGTGCCAAAGGGCTGTACTTCTGCCTATGCACCCGACTGGATTGAGGCATTATTAAGGAGGAAATGAGATGCAACATAAAGGAACTCAGGTATTAGAAACCCAACGCCTAGTCTTACGCCCCTTTCAAGCAAGCGATGTTGAATCAGTTTTCCAAAACTGGACTTCAGATGAAAAGGTTACCACCTATCTGACCTGGCCAACTCATCAGACACTCCAAGATACTGAAGACTATGTCCAGTTCTGTCTTCAATCCTATTCACAAGAAAAAGCGTACAGGTGGGCTATTGAATTCAAAGAAAGTCAGCAACCCATTGGAGATATTTCCGTCGTCAGTCTAGATGAACGGGTACATGCTGCTGAATTGGGCTGGGTGTTAGGTAGTAAATGGTGGGGACAAAATTATATGCCAGAAGCCCTTGAAGCAGTCACTCACTTTCTGCTGGAAGAAGTTGGTTGTTTACGGATTACGGCTGTTCACGATAGTGAAAATCGTCCTTCTGGTCGTGTCATGGAAAAAGTCGGTATGACCTATGAAGGAACTCTCCGCCAAGCCGCTCGAAATAATCGTGGTATTGTTGACATTGCTGTTTACTCACTGCTACATACAGATAGAAAAAGTCGCTAGTTTTTCAACTAACGACTTTTTTCTATACCAATCCTTCCAAAAGTCCACGCATGAACTCTTCGGATTTAAATTCTCCGATGTCATCAATTTTCTCACCGAAACCAATTAGCTTAACTGGTATATCCAGTTCCTGACGGATGGCAAGGACAACACCACCCTTGGCTGTACCGTCTAGCTTGGTCAAGACTAGACCAGTCAAGGGAGTAATTTTTGCAAATTCCTTGGCTTGACTGAGGGCGTTTTGTCCTGTCGAGGCATCTAGCGCTAACAGCGTTTCATGCGGTGCTTCAGGCAGCGTTCGTTTAATGATACGGCCGATTTTTTCCAGCTCTGCCATAAGGTTGTCTTTATTCTGCAAGCGACCTGCCGTGTCAATCATGAGAATGTCCACGCCTTCTGCCACGGCACGTTTGACCCCGTCAAAGACCACACTGGCTGGGTCTGACTTTTCAGGACCAGTCACTACTGGCACATCAACACGGCGGCCCCACTCGACCAACTGAGCCACCGCACCTGCACGGAAGGTGTCCGCCGCAACCAGCATAACCTTCTTGCCAGCCTGCTTGTACTTGTAGGCCAACTTACCGATAGACGTCGTCTTCCCAACCCCGTTAACACCGACAAAGAGCATGACCGTTAGGTCGTCTTGGAAGTTGATCTGCTCGCTGAATTGACCGTCTTTTTCGTAAATATCCACCAATTTTTCGATAATCACACGACGGAGTTCATCTGTCTTTTTAGCCTTCTGTAGTTTGGCTTCATAGCGGAGCTCCTCTGTCAGTGTAGAGGCTACTTGCACGCCTACGTCTGACAAAATCAACATTTCTTCCAATTCTTCGAAAAATTCTTCGTCTACTGAACGGAAATTAGCAAAGAATTCGTTAAGTCTTGCACCAAAGCCTGTACGCGTCTTTTTCAAGGTCCGCTGGTACTTGTCCTGCTCACTTTCCTCCTCGACTTGAGCGATTTCCTGAACAGGCTCTTCTTTGGCCTTGGTTTGAATGGCAGGGTCAAAACCTTGTTCCTGCGCTTCTTTAACTCGAGCTGCAGCAGCTTCCTTTGCCGCATAATATTGGGCCATCATGTCTAGCGTACGCTGTTTCTGTGCTTCTTGCTCAGCATTCAAGTCAGTTGGTCCTGGACTATCTTGTTCAGGAATAGTTGACTCCGTTTCAGATACTTCAGTGTCCTTTTCAGAAACCAACTGCTCTACTTCAAGTTCTTCAACAACTTCTTCTCTAGGCTCTTCTTGAGCCTTTTGTCCAAATAATCGATCGAATAATCCCATACTAGTCCTCGTTCAATACATAGTGTTCAACAGCCCAGGCAATGCCGTCCTCATCATTGGTCTTAGGCAAGACTACCTTGGCGGCAGCTTTTATCTCATCTGTGGCATTAGCCATAGCAACACCCATACCAGCCCATTCAATCATAGAAAGGTCATTGCCTTCATCGCCACAAGCCATGACTTCTGACTGGTCAATTCCAAGATGACCAATCAACTTAGCCAAACCATTTGCCTTGTGGACACCTTTGGGGCTCCACTCAAGCAAAATATCACGCGATTTAAAAATCTCAAAACGTTCGTGCATTTCCGCAGGAATTTTCGGAATTTGTGCATCCAAGAAATCTGCATCTACTGCTGATACTGCCTTATTGTACACAAAGTCCTCTGGCAATTCGTCATCAGTCACCTTGATTTTATTCAAAAGGGGGTTAGCAGTTAAATAGAGAGATTCGTGGGCAGCTGGTAGAGAGTATACATCCCCTCCATAGACTGCATCAAGGGGTAAATCTAGTTCATTAGTCACCTGACGAATGGCACGGACTTCCTCAATGGTAAAGCCCACCTTATCCAAAACCCGACCTGTATTTTCTTGAACCAGACCACCATTAAAGGTAATGGAGTACTGTTTTTCACCCAGCAAATCTAATTCTTCCAAAAAAACGCCAATGGCTTGCAAGGGGCGTCCTGTAGTCAAAACCACATAGACCCCCTGATCACGCGCAGCTTGTAGAGCTTTTTTATTTGCCTCTGAAATCCGTTTATCAGATGTCAGAAGCGTTCCATCTAAATCTAATGCGATTAACTTAATTACCATTTACTAATTCCTCCATGTAGGCCATCACGGCTTCTTCATTACAATGCCCAATAACCAAGTCTGCTTGTGTCTTGACTTCATCAACTGCATTTGCGGTCGCAACAGAAAAGGTTGCCAGCTTCATCATTTCTAGGTCATTTTGGTTATCTCCGAAGGCAATCAAATCCTTTCCAGACAAGCCAAAGTACTTGCATAAATGCGATAAACCAATTCCCTTATGAACACCTGACAAGATAATGTCGATTGAGGTAAAGCCCGTCGTGACAGCAGTCAATTGTTGAAAATGATTATTGATCCAGTCTTGCGCTTCTGTACGTATATCCTCATCAATATAGAGATTTAATTT
The nucleotide sequence above comes from Streptococcus sp. 29887. Encoded proteins:
- the zwf gene encoding glucose-6-phosphate dehydrogenase, with protein sequence MSSHVLFTIFGASGDLAKRKLYPSLFRLYKAGHIKENFAVIGTARRPWTKEFFEQTVIESLGDLPDTPRQAHEFASHFYYQSHDVNDTEHYVALRKLQDDLCEKYDTQHNKVFFLSMAPEFFGTIAKHLKSEKIVDGQGFERLIIEKPFGTSLATASKLNDELAAAFEEDQIYRIDHYLGKEMVQNIFAVRFANIIFEHIWNRDYIDNVQITFAEAIGVEDRGGYYDHSGALKDMVQNHALQVLSLLAMDKPASFKEEDVRAEKIKVFQHLRQPSDEDLKRNFIRGQYAAGSIDGKDYVSYLDEPNIAEGSQTETFAGGVFFVDTDRFRDVPFFFRTGKRLTEKGTRVTITFKHAEDIFGQPSEANVLTIFIQPTEGFMLSINGKEVGSHFALTPAKLNFRHNATALGNSPEAYEKLFFDVLNGDSTNFSHWEEVKASWSLIDRIVDLWASNQVPLHTYPAGSMGPQAAFDLLESYGCKWVWTPDVWYRERGLLK
- a CDS encoding DNA alkylation repair protein — translated: MTELNTILTQLQAASHTGTLKRYEKIGETNPYYGVPMGAISGIAKAYKNRLDLFAPLWQTGVLEAQYLAIQIAKNKPDQLLQADLENCLNEQISVNVLDKLASIILSKRKDSRVWEEDLLAKDEAIFNRLGWFLRAKYFAGKTASNQEIEETLEHIRLHLQTADPQVQWTMNQCLVEIAVAYSDYLEQGLAIGQELAVYADMKVPKGCTSAYAPDWIEALLRRK
- a CDS encoding GNAT family N-acetyltransferase, which encodes MQHKGTQVLETQRLVLRPFQASDVESVFQNWTSDEKVTTYLTWPTHQTLQDTEDYVQFCLQSYSQEKAYRWAIEFKESQQPIGDISVVSLDERVHAAELGWVLGSKWWGQNYMPEALEAVTHFLLEEVGCLRITAVHDSENRPSGRVMEKVGMTYEGTLRQAARNNRGIVDIAVYSLLHTDRKSR
- the ftsY gene encoding signal recognition particle-docking protein FtsY: MGLFDRLFGQKAQEEPREEVVEELEVEQLVSEKDTEVSETESTIPEQDSPGPTDLNAEQEAQKQRTLDMMAQYYAAKEAAAARVKEAQEQGFDPAIQTKAKEEPVQEIAQVEEESEQDKYQRTLKKTRTGFGARLNEFFANFRSVDEEFFEELEEMLILSDVGVQVASTLTEELRYEAKLQKAKKTDELRRVIIEKLVDIYEKDGQFSEQINFQDDLTVMLFVGVNGVGKTTSIGKLAYKYKQAGKKVMLVAADTFRAGAVAQLVEWGRRVDVPVVTGPEKSDPASVVFDGVKRAVAEGVDILMIDTAGRLQNKDNLMAELEKIGRIIKRTLPEAPHETLLALDASTGQNALSQAKEFAKITPLTGLVLTKLDGTAKGGVVLAIRQELDIPVKLIGFGEKIDDIGEFKSEEFMRGLLEGLV
- a CDS encoding Cof-type HAD-IIB family hydrolase codes for the protein MVIKLIALDLDGTLLTSDKRISEANKKALQAARDQGVYVVLTTGRPLQAIGVFLEELDLLGEKQYSITFNGGLVQENTGRVLDKVGFTIEEVRAIRQVTNELDLPLDAVYGGDVYSLPAAHESLYLTANPLLNKIKVTDDELPEDFVYNKAVSAVDADFLDAQIPKIPAEMHERFEIFKSRDILLEWSPKGVHKANGLAKLIGHLGIDQSEVMACGDEGNDLSMIEWAGMGVAMANATDEIKAAAKVVLPKTNDEDGIAWAVEHYVLNED